Proteins encoded by one window of Candidatus Mesenet endosymbiont of Phosphuga atrata:
- a CDS encoding phage late control D family protein: MIPDFNIITGESFVIENLKNRLISLRITDELGTTSDEAEICFNYENGALEFAGNLKVFLGYKETGLFPMGVYVVNEVIIQSPPQTVRIKAHAANLKKSLKEQVSKQWHQITLSDLVTQIARKHGYGAKVATEFKDTLVQHTYQTNESDMSFLTKIAREYGATVKPIGGYIIFIPKGKSKSATGKVLGTTLLTPKDVLNWKANFTVRSRYGSVIANWYDYNRGETIKEKAGDESPSYTLQEVYSSAELAMSAASTKLNQLKRSTVTLNITTVGNPEFHAETKISLLGFCQEIDGEWVVNKAEHILDNSGYRTMIEAVINK, encoded by the coding sequence ATGATACCTGATTTTAATATAATCACAGGAGAAAGCTTTGTTATAGAGAATTTGAAAAATAGGTTAATATCGCTGCGTATTACTGATGAACTTGGCACTACCAGTGATGAAGCTGAGATATGTTTTAATTATGAAAATGGTGCTTTAGAGTTTGCAGGTAATTTAAAGGTATTTCTTGGATATAAGGAGACAGGGTTATTTCCCATGGGAGTTTATGTAGTAAATGAAGTGATAATACAAAGTCCACCACAAACAGTAAGAATTAAAGCTCATGCGGCTAATTTAAAGAAGTCTTTAAAAGAACAAGTGTCAAAGCAGTGGCACCAGATTACCTTAAGTGATTTAGTAACACAAATAGCACGAAAGCATGGTTATGGAGCTAAAGTTGCTACAGAGTTCAAAGATACCTTAGTGCAGCATACTTATCAAACCAATGAGAGTGATATGAGTTTTTTAACTAAAATAGCTAGAGAATATGGGGCAACGGTCAAGCCTATAGGTGGATATATAATCTTTATTCCCAAAGGAAAGTCAAAATCAGCAACTGGAAAGGTTTTAGGTACGACATTACTTACTCCTAAAGATGTTTTAAATTGGAAAGCAAATTTTACTGTGCGTAGTAGATATGGCTCTGTAATTGCTAATTGGTATGATTATAACAGAGGAGAAACTATAAAAGAAAAAGCAGGAGATGAAAGTCCAAGTTATACTCTACAGGAGGTTTATTCCAGTGCAGAGTTAGCAATGAGTGCAGCAAGTACAAAGTTAAACCAATTAAAACGTAGTACTGTAACATTAAATATAACAACAGTTGGAAATCCTGAATTTCATGCAGAAACTAAGATTAGCCTTTTAGGGTTTTGTCAGGAAATAGATGGTGAATGGGTAGTAAATAAAGCAGAACATATTTTAGACAACTCAGGCTATAGAACTATGATAGAAGCTGTGATAAATAAATGA
- a CDS encoding tail protein X, producing MYYHTQENEILDYICYQYYGFTSGAVEKVLEENPGLAEYGSFLPAGLKIKLPKLEKMSQKPIVRILD from the coding sequence ATGTATTACCATACTCAGGAGAATGAAATTTTAGATTATATCTGTTATCAGTATTATGGCTTTACTTCTGGAGCTGTGGAAAAAGTATTAGAGGAAAATCCTGGACTTGCAGAATATGGTAGTTTTTTGCCTGCAGGACTTAAAATTAAGTTGCCTAAGCTTGAGAAGATGTCACAAAAGCCCATTGTAAGAATTTTAGATTAA
- a CDS encoding phage tail protein yields MLSLGPYKFSPISLRCYKEQRWHTVECISQISLQNIGSGIEHIDLEGVIYPQLHFNDLVDMRESQVKQIPHILAQASGFIFGHFVITHIEERQRFFLPSGLPRKIEFSLSLKRYVLPYSGE; encoded by the coding sequence ATGCTGTCACTTGGACCATATAAATTCTCACCAATAAGCTTAAGATGCTATAAAGAACAACGCTGGCATACGGTTGAGTGTATTAGTCAAATATCGTTACAAAATATTGGTTCAGGAATAGAACATATTGATTTGGAAGGGGTGATCTATCCGCAGTTGCATTTTAATGATTTGGTTGACATGAGAGAGTCACAGGTAAAGCAAATACCCCATATCTTAGCCCAAGCTTCAGGGTTTATCTTTGGGCATTTTGTTATTACTCATATAGAAGAAAGGCAAAGATTCTTTCTCCCTTCTGGTTTGCCAAGAAAGATTGAATTTAGCTTAAGTTTAAAACGCTATGTATTACCATACTCAGGAGAATGA
- a CDS encoding phage tail tape measure protein — MSTLSIKIGAILDGSFSSTMAGSSAQLSRLGSTIRQLDLSMQSASKFKQLTRDSLIAKKSWKDLEGQVKSLAKQIKLSENPSKALQTEFNKVKLSTSKAKAAYLQKREALHQLNLEIRKSGQDTESLIRNQLKLGASTEKLKSRYHALGSVIKKQQEVLAQRANLRSQMVDAVALGITLAAPLKVAIDFESAMADVKKVVEFKEQTNEAIEFANKLKEMSRTIPLSAAELAQIAASGGQLGIAKEDLTQFTDTVAKMATAFDMSAEEAGDAIAKLSNVYNIGIDKMGKVGDVINHLSDNTAAKAREMVATLNMVGGTAKQFGLDIIQASSLANSFISLGKQPAKAATAINAMLSKLQTAGEQSREFQETLEEMELSAEELEEAIKSSAQGAMMKFLAALEKIDSQERSKILYKLFGLEYQDDIALLIGSLDKYKKAIELVAQERDYENSMQKEFDNRASTTANNLQLLKNSIAEVGMNLGSVMLPTLNTITGALKAISTSTAQFAERYPKITTAIMGIITALISFKIVVIGLGYALTFIKGGALALAAIMHGPLALAFTALSSSVFPAVVMGLRAITLAIISNPIGLLVQDL; from the coding sequence ATGTCAACATTATCTATCAAAATAGGTGCTATACTTGATGGTAGTTTTAGTAGTACTATGGCAGGAAGTAGTGCTCAACTTTCTCGTCTTGGTAGTACAATTAGGCAACTTGACTTATCAATGCAATCAGCATCTAAGTTTAAACAATTAACTCGTGACTCACTTATTGCCAAAAAATCCTGGAAAGACTTAGAAGGACAAGTGAAGTCTTTAGCTAAGCAGATTAAGCTCAGTGAAAATCCAAGTAAAGCTCTGCAAACAGAATTTAATAAGGTTAAGTTATCGACATCTAAGGCAAAAGCAGCTTACTTGCAAAAAAGAGAAGCTCTTCACCAATTAAATCTAGAAATAAGAAAAAGTGGCCAAGATACAGAATCTTTGATTCGCAATCAACTTAAACTCGGAGCATCAACTGAAAAGCTAAAGAGTCGTTATCATGCACTTGGTTCAGTTATAAAGAAACAGCAAGAAGTTTTAGCACAAAGAGCAAACCTCAGATCTCAAATGGTAGATGCTGTCGCATTAGGAATAACACTTGCGGCTCCACTTAAAGTTGCTATTGACTTTGAATCTGCTATGGCTGATGTTAAGAAAGTGGTAGAATTCAAGGAGCAAACAAATGAAGCCATCGAATTTGCCAATAAGTTAAAAGAAATGTCACGAACAATACCGTTATCTGCAGCAGAACTTGCTCAAATTGCTGCTAGTGGTGGTCAGCTTGGTATTGCAAAAGAAGATCTTACTCAATTTACAGATACAGTAGCTAAAATGGCCACTGCGTTTGATATGTCAGCAGAAGAAGCGGGTGATGCCATTGCTAAGCTTTCCAATGTTTATAATATTGGCATTGATAAAATGGGTAAAGTTGGTGATGTGATAAACCATTTATCTGACAATACTGCAGCCAAAGCCAGAGAAATGGTGGCAACTTTAAATATGGTTGGTGGTACAGCAAAACAATTTGGCTTGGATATTATTCAGGCAAGTAGTTTAGCTAACAGTTTTATTAGTTTAGGTAAACAACCAGCCAAAGCAGCAACAGCAATAAATGCTATGCTCAGTAAACTCCAAACTGCAGGAGAACAAAGTAGGGAATTCCAAGAGACATTGGAGGAAATGGAGTTAAGCGCAGAAGAGCTTGAAGAAGCCATCAAATCTAGTGCCCAAGGAGCAATGATGAAATTTCTTGCAGCACTAGAAAAAATAGATAGCCAGGAACGTTCTAAAATCTTATACAAGCTCTTTGGACTTGAGTATCAAGATGATATTGCCTTGTTAATTGGTAGTTTAGATAAATATAAAAAAGCTATAGAGCTGGTTGCTCAAGAAAGAGACTATGAAAATTCTATGCAGAAAGAGTTTGACAATCGTGCAAGTACTACAGCCAATAATCTACAATTGCTTAAAAATTCAATAGCAGAAGTGGGAATGAATTTAGGTTCAGTTATGCTTCCCACTTTAAATACAATCACTGGAGCTTTAAAAGCCATATCTACCAGCACAGCTCAATTTGCAGAGAGATATCCCAAAATAACTACAGCAATTATGGGTATTATTACCGCATTGATTAGTTTTAAAATAGTGGTAATAGGACTAGGTTATGCCCTCACTTTTATTAAAGGTGGAGCTTTAGCCTTAGCTGCTATTATGCATGGACCATTAGCTTTAGCATTTACTGCGTTATCTTCATCGGTATTTCCAGCAGTAGTAATGGGACTTAGAGCGATAACTCTAGCAATAATTAGCAATCCTATAGGATTATTAGTGCAGGACTTGTAA
- a CDS encoding phage tail assembly protein — protein MNIITLNNPITIDSTSISELTLRRPKVRDYLAIDRLDGSDLAREVALTANLASVIKETIEELDIIDYVKIQEVLRGFFPSQRT, from the coding sequence ATGAACATAATAACACTTAACAACCCAATTACAATCGACAGCACTTCTATTTCAGAATTGACTCTCAGACGTCCAAAAGTGCGAGATTACTTAGCTATAGATCGTCTTGATGGTAGTGATCTGGCAAGAGAAGTAGCTTTAACTGCTAACCTTGCTTCTGTGATCAAAGAAACTATTGAAGAATTGGATATTATTGATTATGTCAAAATACAGGAAGTATTAAGAGGTTTTTTTCCATCACAAAGGACTTAA
- a CDS encoding phage major tail tube protein, translated as MLPKILKNFNIFVDGRGYAGRIDEITLPKLTIKTEEYRAGGMDIPVSIDMGMEKLEAEFTFAEYDTELFRLFGLTDGNSVPLTLRGGLQGNNNVEAVVINLRGTFRELDFGSWKPGEKATLKCMVNAHYYKLTIGGKELIEIDAENMMRKINGIDQMALLQTALGI; from the coding sequence ATGTTACCAAAAATCTTAAAGAACTTTAATATCTTTGTTGATGGTCGGGGTTATGCTGGTCGTATTGATGAAATCACGTTACCTAAACTCACTATTAAAACAGAAGAATATAGAGCCGGAGGTATGGATATCCCAGTAAGTATTGATATGGGGATGGAAAAGCTTGAAGCTGAGTTTACTTTTGCTGAGTATGATACCGAGCTCTTCAGACTTTTTGGTTTAACAGATGGCAATTCAGTACCTTTAACTCTAAGAGGAGGACTGCAAGGAAATAATAATGTTGAAGCTGTGGTGATCAATTTAAGAGGTACTTTTAGAGAGCTGGACTTTGGTAGTTGGAAACCTGGAGAGAAAGCAACTCTTAAATGTATGGTCAATGCTCATTATTATAAACTTACCATAGGAGGTAAGGAACTCATTGAGATCGATGCTGAAAATATGATGCGTAAGATTAACGGTATTGATCAGATGGCTTTATTGCAAACAGCTTTAGGCATATAG
- a CDS encoding phage tail sheath subtilisin-like domain-containing protein, with product MNDQFFHGVNVVEITSGPRTIRTSKSAVIGVIGTAPDSDSKMFPLNKPSLIAGSLKEAAKLGKKGTLPAAINAIFAQIGATVIVIRVEEGKNSDPLLKDGETLKNIIGGIDKETGDYQGIEAFLSSESIVHVTPRILIAPHFTQQLPKTESNTEKPKNPVVSALIPIAEKLRAIIVADGPNTNDEEAIKYRQSIDSSRVYVVDPWVKVFIEGKEEILPASPFVAGLIAKVDNEHGFWWSPSNQEINGTFGTSRAIDFTLGDLNSRANYLNENEVATIIHQNGYRLWGNRTCSSDPKWAFLSVRRTADLINDSVLRAHLWAVDRNISKTYIDDVVDSVNSYLAHLKAKGAILAGKCYPSPELNTLTNITSGKVYFDFEFTPSYPAEQITFRSYLADSNIKEIF from the coding sequence ATGAATGACCAATTCTTCCATGGAGTCAATGTTGTTGAAATAACTTCAGGTCCAAGGACAATACGTACCAGTAAATCAGCAGTAATTGGCGTTATTGGAACTGCTCCAGACAGCGATAGTAAGATGTTTCCGTTAAATAAACCATCGCTGATAGCAGGAAGCTTAAAAGAAGCAGCTAAACTCGGGAAAAAAGGTACTCTACCTGCAGCGATCAATGCAATCTTTGCCCAAATTGGAGCAACAGTAATAGTTATTAGGGTTGAGGAAGGTAAAAATAGTGATCCTCTTTTAAAAGATGGTGAAACACTTAAAAATATTATCGGAGGAATAGATAAAGAAACTGGAGATTATCAAGGTATTGAAGCTTTCTTAAGTAGTGAAAGTATAGTGCATGTAACTCCAAGAATACTGATTGCTCCTCATTTTACTCAGCAATTACCCAAAACAGAATCAAATACTGAAAAGCCTAAAAATCCAGTAGTTAGCGCTCTAATTCCCATAGCTGAGAAGCTCAGAGCAATTATAGTTGCTGATGGTCCCAATACTAATGATGAAGAAGCAATTAAATATCGTCAAAGCATTGATAGTAGTAGAGTTTATGTAGTTGATCCTTGGGTTAAGGTTTTTATTGAGGGCAAAGAAGAAATTTTACCTGCAAGTCCATTTGTTGCCGGGCTTATTGCTAAAGTTGATAATGAGCATGGCTTTTGGTGGTCACCTTCAAATCAAGAGATAAATGGTACTTTTGGCACGAGTCGAGCTATAGATTTTACTTTAGGTGATTTAAATTCTCGAGCTAATTATTTAAATGAGAATGAAGTTGCAACCATTATTCATCAAAATGGCTATAGATTATGGGGCAATAGAACCTGCTCTTCTGATCCTAAATGGGCATTTTTATCGGTAAGACGAACAGCTGATTTAATCAATGATAGTGTTCTGCGTGCTCATCTTTGGGCAGTTGATCGTAACATTAGTAAAACCTACATTGATGATGTTGTTGATAGTGTTAATTCTTACTTAGCACATTTAAAAGCTAAAGGAGCAATTCTTGCTGGTAAGTGTTATCCTTCACCGGAGCTTAATACTCTCACAAACATTACAAGTGGAAAAGTTTACTTTGATTTTGAGTTTACTCCATCTTATCCAGCTGAACAGATAACGTTCCGTTCGTACTTAGCTGATAGCAATATAAAAGAGATATTTTAA